One window of the Phragmitibacter flavus genome contains the following:
- a CDS encoding DUF805 domain-containing protein: protein MDWYISVLKKFAVFDGRARRKEYWMFTLFNIIAIVLLMIVEGIIGTGGILGFVYMLAVILPSIGVSIRRLHDTNRSGWFLLFVLIPFIGGFIVLYFMILDGTPGANKFGENPKGV, encoded by the coding sequence ATGGACTGGTATATAAGCGTTCTGAAAAAGTTTGCGGTGTTCGACGGGCGGGCTCGTCGGAAGGAATATTGGATGTTCACTTTGTTCAACATCATCGCCATTGTGCTGCTGATGATTGTCGAGGGGATCATTGGAACCGGTGGGATACTCGGCTTTGTTTACATGCTGGCGGTCATCTTGCCGTCCATAGGCGTGTCGATCCGGAGATTGCACGACACGAACCGCAGCGGGTGGTTTTTGCTGTTTGTGCTGATCCCGTTCATTGGCGGTTTCATCGTGCTGTATTTTATGATTCTGGATGGAACGCCGGGGGCCAACAAGTTTGGTGAGAATCCCAAGGGAGTTTGA
- a CDS encoding VWA domain-containing protein has translation MNEQITAYVLNELPEDERRAFEAQLQTDPTLRAQVQEMQNFCTLVDTHITKADAPTATFTPEQRDHLVESFTAPEANAEAEEKIIRSKPNFWRHPILLSSTALAACLAILLIRYGSFDSAFTTSANHVSSEKVQMRGASATPDQDTQQPSIFDSKKSFPVPKKEIHASQSNSIAIVPAPEPQPLAVLEKELDAAKQRMDALKDNLNQEFAKQKATLVTTMPADGKDDDSRRRTMSIDPSQPPTDHSSSRYGDTINPPPPAAAPINVPTLYANEASSLGGSTTISSTTLPSTTKPPGPATAIQSPPFNGNDEAAMASYRAITPNTENYQPIAENPFQPTTQHPLSTFSVHTDGASYANIRRFLNDGQRPPANAIRIEELINYFPYAYEPPAGEHPFAVSTDIAEAPWQPLHRLARIAIKGYEVQNDRKAANLVFLIDVSGSMNNPRKLPLVKQSLQLLTEQLRDTDRVAIVTYSGSSQVALESTPATNNDKPKIIDAVNALGAGGSTNGAGGIRAAYDQARTHFVKDGINRVILCSDGDFNVGISSPGELQTLITDQAKSKIFLSVLGFGTGNLNDRTMETLATKGNGNHAYIDSLSEARKVLVDQIDGTLMTIAKDVKIQVEFNPAQVASYRLIGYENRTLAKEDFNNDKKDAGEIGAGHTVTALYEIVPANLQHPNGQPLVDNLKYTTTPKPAEPAAAATAAAPASPETMTVKLRYKQPEGDVSKLIEIPVIDKNTNLKNSPPDFQFATAVAGFGLLLRNSQYAPEITWDQVRVLAIQGKGPDPLGYRGEFLQLIDKARSLSSPQ, from the coding sequence ATGAACGAACAAATCACCGCCTACGTCCTCAACGAACTTCCTGAAGACGAACGCCGCGCCTTTGAAGCCCAGCTTCAAACCGATCCCACCCTGCGCGCCCAGGTGCAGGAAATGCAAAACTTCTGCACCCTCGTCGACACCCACATCACCAAAGCCGACGCCCCCACCGCCACCTTCACCCCCGAACAGCGCGACCACCTCGTCGAATCCTTCACCGCCCCCGAAGCAAATGCTGAAGCTGAGGAAAAAATCATCCGATCGAAACCAAATTTCTGGCGTCACCCCATCCTCCTCAGCAGCACCGCCCTCGCCGCCTGCCTCGCCATCCTCCTCATCCGTTATGGTAGCTTTGATTCGGCATTCACCACATCAGCCAATCACGTCAGCTCAGAAAAAGTGCAAATGCGAGGAGCCTCTGCAACCCCAGATCAGGACACTCAGCAACCCTCCATCTTTGACAGTAAAAAATCTTTTCCGGTCCCCAAGAAAGAAATCCATGCTAGCCAGTCAAACAGCATCGCCATTGTTCCCGCCCCGGAACCACAACCACTTGCTGTGCTCGAGAAAGAACTCGACGCCGCAAAACAACGAATGGACGCGCTCAAAGACAATCTCAATCAAGAATTCGCCAAACAAAAAGCAACTCTAGTCACCACCATGCCGGCAGACGGTAAGGACGATGATTCACGTCGCCGCACCATGTCGATTGACCCATCACAACCTCCGACCGACCACAGCAGCAGCCGTTATGGCGACACCATCAACCCGCCTCCCCCAGCTGCTGCCCCTATCAATGTCCCTACGCTCTATGCCAACGAAGCGTCCAGCCTCGGCGGCAGCACCACCATTTCAAGCACCACCCTGCCTTCTACCACCAAGCCACCCGGCCCAGCCACCGCCATCCAATCGCCCCCTTTCAATGGAAACGACGAAGCTGCCATGGCATCCTACCGCGCCATCACACCCAACACCGAAAACTACCAACCCATCGCCGAAAACCCCTTCCAACCCACCACTCAACATCCCCTCAGCACCTTCTCCGTCCACACCGACGGCGCCAGCTACGCGAACATCCGCCGCTTCCTCAACGACGGCCAACGCCCTCCCGCCAACGCCATCCGCATCGAAGAACTCATCAACTACTTCCCCTATGCCTACGAACCCCCCGCGGGTGAACACCCCTTCGCCGTCAGCACCGACATCGCCGAAGCCCCCTGGCAACCCCTCCATCGTCTCGCCCGCATCGCCATCAAAGGTTACGAAGTCCAAAACGACCGCAAAGCCGCCAACCTCGTCTTCCTCATCGACGTCAGCGGCAGCATGAACAACCCCCGCAAACTCCCCCTCGTCAAACAATCCCTCCAACTGCTCACCGAACAACTACGCGACACCGACCGCGTTGCCATCGTCACCTACTCCGGCAGCAGCCAGGTGGCCCTCGAAAGCACCCCCGCCACCAACAACGACAAACCCAAAATCATTGACGCCGTCAATGCCCTCGGTGCCGGAGGTTCCACCAACGGCGCCGGCGGCATCCGCGCCGCCTACGACCAGGCCCGCACCCACTTCGTCAAAGACGGCATCAACCGCGTCATCCTCTGCTCCGATGGCGACTTCAACGTCGGCATCAGTTCGCCCGGCGAACTGCAAACCCTCATCACCGACCAGGCAAAATCCAAAATATTCCTCAGCGTTCTCGGCTTCGGCACCGGCAATCTCAACGACCGCACCATGGAAACCCTCGCCACCAAAGGCAACGGCAACCACGCTTATATCGACAGCCTCAGCGAAGCCCGCAAAGTCCTCGTTGATCAAATCGACGGCACCCTCATGACCATCGCCAAAGACGTCAAAATCCAGGTCGAGTTCAACCCCGCTCAGGTCGCCTCCTACCGCCTCATCGGCTACGAAAATCGCACCCTCGCCAAAGAGGATTTCAACAACGACAAAAAAGATGCCGGAGAAATCGGCGCAGGCCACACCGTCACCGCCCTCTACGAAATCGTCCCCGCCAACCTCCAACATCCCAACGGCCAACCTCTTGTCGACAACCTCAAATACACCACCACCCCAAAACCCGCAGAACCCGCCGCCGCTGCAACCGCCGCCGCCCCTGCCAGCCCCGAAACCATGACCGTCAAACTCCGCTACAAACAACCCGAAGGCGACGTCAGCAAGCTCATCGAAATCCCCGTCATCGACAAAAACACCAACCTCAAAAACTCGCCACCCGACTTCCAATTCGCCACCGCCGTCGCCGGTTTCGGTCTCCTCCTGCGCAACTCCCAATACGCCCCCGAAATCACCTGGGACCAGGTCCGCGTCCTCGCTATCCAAGGCAAAGGCCCAGACCCCCTCGGCTACCGCGGCGAGTTCCTGCAACTCATCGACAAAGCCCGCAGCCTCAGCAGTCCACAATAA
- a CDS encoding RNA polymerase sigma factor: MPTEPAMREREPDPHQQFLLATLERYERPVIRYALSVVHDLDQARDIAQDVFIKLSRNLTTLDRTRIAPWLFTVCKNRALDHLRKHQRLVPMETATIDQQTSSSPGPSEAIEEQELSQQLTRWMSELPEKQREAVRLKFESGLSYKEISEVLHTSIGNVGTLIHLGVTNLRERWLTLNA; encoded by the coding sequence ATGCCCACCGAACCAGCCATGCGCGAACGTGAACCCGATCCCCATCAACAATTCCTCCTCGCCACGCTCGAGCGCTACGAGAGACCCGTCATCCGCTACGCCCTCAGCGTCGTGCATGACCTCGATCAGGCCCGCGACATCGCCCAAGACGTCTTCATCAAACTCTCCCGGAACCTGACCACACTCGACCGCACTCGCATCGCCCCCTGGCTCTTCACCGTCTGCAAAAACCGCGCTCTCGACCACCTCCGAAAACATCAACGCCTTGTCCCCATGGAAACCGCCACCATCGACCAACAAACTTCCTCCTCACCCGGCCCGTCCGAAGCCATTGAGGAACAGGAGCTCAGCCAACAACTCACCCGTTGGATGTCCGAACTCCCCGAAAAACAACGCGAAGCCGTCCGCCTCAAATTCGAATCCGGCCTCAGCTACAAAGAAATTTCCGAAGTCCTGCACACCAGCATCGGCAACGTCGGCACCCTCATCCATCTAGGCGTCACCAACCTCCGCGAACGCTGGCTAACCCTCAACGCCTGA
- a CDS encoding PH domain-containing protein — protein MEATRYFVPDHPTLSDVYSRDELRHFLQRGELSRSDMICDDETGLAHLLGDLLSLPYRDATLAPSRTTRSSVSELTAPNSNSHEFRADTPLTAAHHHHPSPPPTRSRETSSFDDNHETEGDVDDPLDDEDDNLDSDPDPDPNEDDENQDLRPFNPFGQSDIPQFEEDINADELAYPSSSYPPSSAEEEILYIGHPSWLSFPKSLIGFTLFAAATVYVLAAQIGLEWAMLLGSIAGLFLVFITLERTTTTYFVTSYRIEIEFGIIGRNTKEVRIRDIRAIDVHQRGYKALVGLGTVEFDSSASSGPEVIFTNVRHPHQIKELVRSLQLRR, from the coding sequence ATGGAAGCCACCCGCTACTTCGTCCCCGACCATCCGACCCTCTCGGATGTCTACAGTCGGGACGAACTGCGCCACTTTCTCCAACGCGGCGAACTCAGCCGCAGCGACATGATCTGCGACGACGAAACCGGCCTCGCCCACCTCCTCGGCGACCTGCTTTCCCTGCCCTATCGCGACGCCACCCTTGCCCCCAGCCGCACCACCCGCTCAAGCGTCTCTGAACTCACCGCCCCCAACTCCAACTCCCACGAATTCCGCGCCGACACCCCCCTCACCGCCGCCCATCATCATCATCCCTCACCTCCGCCAACACGCTCGCGCGAAACTTCCTCCTTCGATGACAACCACGAAACTGAAGGTGATGTCGACGACCCCCTGGACGACGAGGACGACAACCTCGATTCTGATCCCGATCCCGATCCCAACGAAGACGACGAAAACCAAGACCTCCGTCCCTTCAATCCTTTTGGCCAGTCCGACATTCCTCAGTTCGAAGAAGACATCAATGCAGACGAACTCGCCTATCCCTCGTCATCCTACCCTCCCTCCAGCGCCGAAGAAGAGATCCTCTACATCGGTCATCCCAGCTGGCTGTCGTTTCCCAAATCCCTGATCGGATTCACCCTCTTCGCCGCCGCCACCGTTTATGTCCTGGCCGCCCAGATCGGCTTGGAGTGGGCCATGCTGCTCGGCTCCATCGCCGGTCTCTTCCTCGTCTTCATCACCCTCGAACGCACCACCACCACCTATTTCGTCACGTCTTATCGCATCGAGATCGAGTTCGGCATCATCGGACGCAACACCAAAGAAGTCCGCATCCGCGACATCCGTGCCATTGATGTTCATCAACGCGGCTACAAAGCCCTCGTTGGACTCGGCACCGTCGAATTCGACTCCTCCGCCAGCAGCGGCCCTGAAGTCATCTTCACCAACGTCCGACACCCCCATCAGATCAAGGAACTCGTCCGCAGTCTCCAGCTTCGCCGTTAA
- a CDS encoding YbjN domain-containing protein gives MPSLHAAVLNAFKQQGWACTEVPGMTVVESQFEAYHSKIALHLQSYDEPQILSIVANVSLTVPHTHKSRTAELLMRVNRELNLGSFEIDWDRGAVMFRQSQVFANHQFEPSIIISLVHNALAEVDRITPYIGILCKTVPSLLPMLSIPDLLLREDLLPPVPVETE, from the coding sequence ATGCCCAGCCTCCACGCCGCCGTTCTCAACGCCTTCAAACAACAAGGCTGGGCCTGCACCGAAGTCCCCGGCATGACCGTCGTTGAATCCCAATTCGAAGCCTACCACAGCAAAATCGCCCTCCACCTGCAAAGCTACGACGAACCCCAAATCCTTTCCATCGTCGCCAACGTTTCCCTCACCGTCCCCCACACCCACAAATCCCGCACCGCTGAACTGCTCATGCGCGTCAACCGAGAACTTAACCTCGGCAGCTTCGAAATCGACTGGGATCGCGGTGCCGTCATGTTCCGCCAGTCCCAGGTCTTCGCCAATCATCAGTTCGAGCCCTCCATCATCATCAGTCTCGTTCACAACGCCCTCGCCGAAGTCGATCGCATCACCCCCTACATCGGCATCCTCTGCAAAACCGTGCCCAGTCTGCTCCCCATGCTCAGCATTCCCGACCTCCTCCTGCGCGAAGATCTCCTTCCCCCCGTTCCCGTCGAGACCGAGTAG